The Candidatus Eremiobacteraceae bacterium DNA window CGGTCACCCTGACCGGCTTGCCGGGCACGGACGAAAACGGCGCGTTGATGGAAAATCCCGATCCGGGCGTCATCCGGCCGCGCTTGGTGGTCCGCGCGAATACCGAACTCGACATCGCGTCGCTGCGGTCGCATACGTCGCTCGCGCCCGAACGGGGCGGCGCCACCGCGTCCGTCGATGTCGAGCGCGACACGTCGTCGCCGCCGCCGTGGCAATGCGATGCGTGCGACGGCGACAACGCAAGCTCGGGCTTCGACCCTTCGAAGGCCGACTGGGCCTACACCATCACGCCGACAGCCGACTTGGCGAAGGGGACCCGCTACGCGTTGGTGTTCTCTCCGGGCATAAACCCGACGCACGGCAATCTGCCAAGCACGGACAAATTCGCCGGCCGGGTCGTCACGTTCGCGCCGTTAGCGCTACAGAAGCACGAATTGACCGGTCAGCCCGGCCCCGACGGACCCTCCGGCCGGTTCGTCAACGGCGTGCTCCAGCTTGCGTTCAACAACGGCATCGACGCGGCGTCGGCAGGCACGAACATCACGATTTCGCCGGCCTCCTCGGATGCATCGCACCTGCTCGATGTGTACGATGGCGACAACACGGCGACGCTCAATCCGCTCGTTCTCGCTCCGGACACCGCCTACACCGTCACCATCGGCGCGGGTTTGAAAGATCAATTCGGTCAGACGCTCGGGGCGGCGCAGACGGTCGCCTATAGCACCGGCGATTTGGCCGGCGATATCTGGGCAGCCGAGGGCCTGCACGTCTTTCCGCTGGACACCGGTCTGCGAATCGATGTCGCGACGGTCAACCTTCCCAAAAAACGATACAGCGCGGCGTATCGCGTGTTGACGCCGGCCGATCTCGTATGGCTCGATCCGCAGGATACCGATATCTCGCGCATCTTGCCCGATTCGAAGGCATGGACGAACTATCCGGTGACGGCGCCGAAGAACCAACTCGTCACCACTGCGGTGCCGATCGCCGACAAGCTCGGCGGCCCCACCGGCCTGCTGGCCTACGGTATCCAAGCGGACACAAACCAGTACGGAGCCGACAGCCCGAAGGCGTGGCGCACTCGCCAACTCTTCGGTGTGGTGGAGTTGACAAACCTCGGCGTCTTCGCACAGTGGTACCCGTCATCGGGCCTGGTTCGAGTCAGCCGCCTCTCCGACGGCGCACCGGTCGGCGGCGCAACGATCGAAGTTTATCCGTCGCGCGTTTCCTACGACCCTACGCCGGCCGGCGCGACCGCGCCATGCGCGACCGCGATGACCGACTCCACAGGGACGGCGCACTTCGGTTCTGCAGACGTGAAGCCGTGCATGACGTTCTCGCAGTCACCGGATCAGGCGCCGGACTTGCTCACGGTCGTGAAGACGTCCGCCGATTGGGCGTACGTCCGCACGTCGTCGTGGGATGGCTCGTACGGCTATGGTCTCTACGGCGGCTGGGACGGGGGAGGCGTGCCGCAATCGTGCGGGTCCGTTTACTCCGACCGGCAACTCTATCAACCCGGCGAAACCGTTCGTTTGAGCGGCGCGGCGTTTGCGTTGAGCGGCGGCAAGATCCAGCGCGAAAGCGGCGTGCGATTCCGCGTGACCCTCGACGATCCGAACGGAAATCACACGCTCGCCGGCACGACCGCCGCCGATGCGTTCGGCGCCTTCACGTTGTCGATTCCACTTGCCATGAATCAGGCTCTCGGCTACTACAGCGTGACCGCCAAAGGCGATGACGGGGTCGTGATCAACGGCGACTTCCGCGTGGCGCAGTTCCGCGCTCCTAACTTCAAAGTCGCGCTGACGTTGGACAAGCAGTACGCGCCCGCCGGCGGCACGGTCAGCGCAACGGCCAGCAGCACGTACCTCTTCGGCTCACCGGTCGAAGGCGGCTCGGCGCAATACTACGTGACGCGTTCGCAGGCCGACCTCAATCCAAAAGGTTGGGATACATATCAGTTCGGTCCAAGGTGGTTCTGGCCCGACCAGGCGCCCGACGCGACAAGCGATGTGCTCCAGAGCGCTCAGACGATCGACGCAAAGGGCGCAAGCGCGCTGACGATCCCGGTCGCGGCCGACCTTCCGTATCCGATGTCGTACCGCGTCGACATGCAGACGACCGACGTCTCACATCTGTCGGTGAGCGACTCGAAATCGTTCACGGCGTTGCCGTCGCTCGACCTGATCGGCCTGCACAACGATTGGGTGGCCACGGCTGGCAAGCCGTTCGCCGAAAGCGTGATCGTCACCGATCCCGACGGAAAGCCGCAATCCGGCAATCGCGTGCATCTCGAACTGCAGTCCATGAAATACATATGGGCGGGTCAGATCGTGGAAGGCGGAGAGGCGCCGCAGGACCGTGTGCTCTACACCACGGTCGCGCAAGACGACATCACGTCCACCAGTTCGGCCGTCGCCGTGTCGTTCACGCCGAAATCGTCAGGAGAATATCGCATCCGCGCGAACTTCCCCGGCGCGAGCAATGCAGCGACTGAATCAGACGACATCATCTACGCGACCGGCGACGAGCCGTACGCGTGGGGCAGCGACAATCCGGCCGGCATCCAGGTGAAGCTCGACAAACCGAACTACAAAATCGGCGACCTCGCAACAGCCCTGATCGAATCTCCCTATCCGGCCGCCGAACTCTACTTCGCCGTGATCCGCCACGACGTGATCTCGTCGCAGATCTTGCAGGTGAAGGGCAGCGCGCCGCGCGTGCAGTTCCGCGTCGCGCCGGACATGGTGCCGAATGCAGCGGTAGAGGCGGTGCTCGTGCGTCGTGGGCGGCCGCTCGGTCAGTTGGCGTCGGGCACGTTGGACAGCCTTGCGCGCGCCGGATTCGCGCCGTTCAACACCGATCTGGGTTCGCACTATCTCAAAGTGGGAGTCCGTCCGGCACACGCCACCATCGAGCCCGGCCAAATGCAGACGATTCGCCTTTCCTTGCACGACGCAAATGGCAGACCAGCGGCCGGAGAGTTCGCCGTGATGGTCGTCAACGAGGCCGTGCTGCAATTGACCGGTTACCGGCCGCCGGATCTTGTGAAGACCGTTTTTGCCGATCAGCCGATATCAACGCGGTTTTCAGACAACCGGCCCAACGTCGTGCTGAGCAAGCAAAAGCTTGCGGGCGAAAAAGGTTGGGGTTACGGCGGCGGGTTTGGCGCCGGCGCTGCGGGAACGCGCGTCCGCACAAATTTCCAGCCGATCGCGTATTACAACGGCGCTGTGCGCGCGGATTCGTCGGGGAATGCGGTCGTCTCGTTCGCGCTTCCCGATGACCTGACGACTTGGCGCGTGATGGCGGTCGCCATCGGTCCACCCGGCGCGCCCGGTGCGCCCGATCCGCTCACGTTCGGCAGCGCCGACGCCACCTTCATCGCGAACAAACCGCTCGTCACCAACGCGCTGCTGCCGCAATTCGCCCGGCCGGGCGATGAGTTTCTCGGCGGCGTGACGGTTACCAATTCCACGGGCGCGCCGGCGCAAGTCGCGATCACGGGCCTCTTGGCTGGCCCGCTCGCATTCACGAGTACGTCGGCCCAAACCAACCGAGTGCAATCGACCGAAACGGCGGCCGTCGGCACGAGCGCCTTCCGGTTCGACATGAAGATCACGGGCGATGGAAGCGCCACCGTGCGATTCGATTCAGGCATGGCGGGCCTCACCGATGCGTTCGCATTGCCGCTCGACGTCGTTACGCGCAGCGTCCTCGAGTCCACAGTCGACACCGGCTCCACGCAGACCACCGCCACCGTGCCGATAAACGTCGGTCCGGACGTGACGCACGACGCCGGCGGGTTGCAGCTCACTGTGGCTAGTTCGCTCGTGCCGTTCGTCGCCGGGCCGGCGGCCCGGATGATCGACGATTACCCGTTGCCGTTCGCCGAAACCGCCGGAAGCAGATTGCGTGCAGCGGCCGATATCGCGATCATCAACAAGCGCTTCGCCAGCCCGCTGACCGGCGTCGACGTCGCGGCCACATCCGGCCTTGCGATGCAACAACTCGCGGCGCTGCAGCTTAGCAACGGCGGGCTGGCCCCATGGCCCGGCGCGACGAAGGCGGCGCCGCTCGACAGCGCGTACGCGGCGCTCGCACTCGCCCGCGCTCGAGAAGCCGGCCTAAAAGTCGATGACGTGGTATGGCGCCGGCTCAGCGACTACCTCGCAGTGAACCTTGCGAATCCTTTCGACGACACGTGTACATCGGATCTGTGCGCCGCCGAAGTGCGCCTCGCCGATCTGCAAGCTCTTGCCGCGCTCGGAGAACGGCGCACCGACTTCTTGCAGGAGATATTCGATAAACGCGACCGGCTCTGCGACGTCACGCGCGTGGAGCTGGCGAGGTATCTCTCGCAAACGCCGGGTTGGGAGTCGCAAGCCAAGCAGATGAGTGACGCGATCGAGCGCAACGTCTACATCACAGGCCGCGGCGCGGCGGTGAGCCTGCCCGGCTCGTGGCAATGGTATAACTCGGAGACCACCGCGCAGGCGCAGGCTTTGCGTTTGTTCGTCGCGCGGGCAGGCTCGACAGATATCGCCGACAACATGCTCAAGACTTTGCTCGGCATGCGCCGCAATGGAACGTGGGGCGATTCTTACGACAATGCCGAAGCACTGGACGCGATCGTAGACTACGGCGTCGCGCAAGGACCGGCGCCGGCGTTCAACGCGATGATCACGCTCGCGCGAGCGCCGATCATGGCCGAACGGTTCGCCGGCTATGTCGACCCGGAGCGAAGCAAGTTCGTACCGATGACGGGTTTGGCGCGTGGGCGCAGCGACCTCGCTCTTTCTAAAGAGGGAACGGGGACGCTGCACTACGTCGTCTCTTACCAATACCAGCCGGTCAACGGCGAGCCCGGTGCGATAAACGGCTTGCGCGTACTGCGCGAGATCCGCCCGGCCAACAAAGAGCAGGTGCTCGCCACGATCGGCGTCGGCTACTCAGGTCAGCCGATCGAACTGCCGGCGGGCAACGTGTTCGACATAGGTTTGCAGATCATCACCGATCACTTCGTGGATCACGTGGTCATCGACGACCCGCTCCCCGCTGGTTTCGAGGCGGTCGACACCTCGTTCGCCACCTCCACGCCGTACTTTCAAACCACGAGCGCGTGGCAGATCGACTTCCAGACGATTGCGCGCGACCGCGTGACGGCGTTCGCGTCCGAGCTTTCGCCCGGCGTGTATTCGATGCACTACCTCGTGCGGACGGTCACGCCCGGTACGTATGTCTGGCCGGGAGCGGAAGCGCAGCTGCAGTACGCGCCGGAGGAGTTCGGCAGAACAGCGTCCTCAACGGTAAAAGTGACCCAGCCATGATCGCGCGCGGCCCTACAGCCCACGTCGCATGTAGGAGGGTGAGCACACCGTACTAGGGTGAGCAACGCTCACCCATTTGGGCAAGCGATGCTTGCCCTAGTACGGACGTAGAAAAAACGGGGCAAGCGATGCTTGCCCTAGTACAGTTGCCCTCGTACAGAGATGAAGGTCGGCCTCGCATGCTGCGCGTAGGTCTACCGTATGGCCGGAGAAGGGTTACCAGCTACGCGGACGTGGTGGCACGCGCTGCCCGGTGCGACGCACCTGCGCGCGTTTGTGAGGCTTATGCGGCAGGGCGCTCGCGACGTCGCCATGCGCGATCGGCTGCCGAACGCCACGATAGGCGAGGGAGTCATCATCCGCGGCATCGAGCGCTTCACCTCGGGCAAGAACCTCATCCTCGATCATCGCGCGTACATCAATTGCCGGGGCGGCGCTTGGAACAAACGCGCCGGTTTTGTGACCATCGGCGACCATAGCGAAATCGGCCCGTTTTGCGCGCTCTGGGGAGCCGGCGGCATCACGATCGGCAACAACGTCCACCTCGGCTCGCACGTGAGCATCAGCGCGCACGAAGGCCGTCAGGTGAAACCAGAAGATCTCGATGTGATGAAGCCGCTGGATTTTGATTTCGCGCCGGTCGTGATCGAGGATCACGTGCTGGTCTGCTCGGGGACGTCGATTGCGCCCGGAGTGCGGATCGGCCATCACTCCATCATCGGATGCGGATCGGCCGTCGTGAAAGATGTACCGCCGTATGCGGTGGCGGCGGGGTCTCCGGCGCGCGTGATACGCTTTAGCGTACCCCAGGCGCCGGATGCGGTTTCCTGATTAGGGTTTACGGATAGTCGGGCGGGAACAGATACGTGGGCGGCGGACCGTCGAGCGGTATGCCTTCTTCAATCGTGATCTGCATGTACGGAGCCAGTTGGATAAGTCTCGGATTGCCGATGTACGTCTGCCCATTGACGATGACCGTCTGCGGGCCGACGTAGCCGGCGACATTGCTCGTGGTGAGCGGCTCACCCCACATGTCGAACACGTTGCCGAGCTTGAACGATCCCTGACCGACTCGTGGTTCCATGTGGACCATGCCGGTGTCGTCGTGCGTGTGCAAGAAGTACAGGCAAGTCTGGTGGTAGATGAAGACGTTGTGATCCGGTTGGAACATGCCGATGCCGCGCGGTATCGCGATCTGCTGGCCATCGACGAAGAGGCTCAGATGGATGTGGTGATGGCCGGGGCCGCCCACGGTCTTCAGGCAATTCAAGGTGCCGTCGATCGTCTGGCCCTGTCCGCCCGTGGCGGTGTCGCCTTCGGGGAATGTGGGCGTGCCGATCGTGGTGCCGATGAACATCTGGATAGGCGGAGGCGTATCGCTCGGGTTCGCGGTGGGCGCAACCGCGATGGAACCTACTTCGGGATCGATGGGCGGCTGGTTGGCCCCCGTGGCGGCCGGAGCCGACGCGGATTGCCCGCTGCAAGCGGCGAGACCTAATGCTAACGCCGCCGGTGCGGCCCAGGCCAACACGGCGAACGCCGAATGCTTGCGGAACGATTGCTTCATCATGCGTAACCTCAAGAATTGAGTTGTGGATCGTGTACGGAACTATGCACAGCTATCCTACCGTCTGCATGCCGATCCAGCCTCGGTCTTAAAGTCCCTAATTCGCCTGGTAGGAGACCTAGCACGTCGCCGCACGATTGGCCGCTTTAGCCGTATGTCGCAAGCCCCGTGAAAGTCGATATAATGTGTAGAGATGATCTATCACTTCTGTAATGCGGCCTTTGGCGAGACCTTTCGCGTTTTGGCCGCCGATTTCGGACAGCGTCACGGCTTGCCCATCACGACCGTGATGTCCCGGCCGCCTGGCCGTCAGGGAAGACTCGCCGATCCGGTGGTCGTGGCGGACGTCAACGCGCCGGATTTCTTGGCGGGAATTGCGCCGGCCGATAGAGCCATCGTCACCGGATTCAGTCAGATCTTCTCGCAAGCGGCGATCGACAGATTTGCGTCAATCGTCAATATCCATGCGTCTTTGCTGCCGTTCTACCGCGGACCCACGCCTACATATTGGTGCATCGCAAACCACGAACGCACCACCGGATACACATTGCACGGGATCACGAAAAAGATTGATTCTGGGCCGATCTTATATCAGGGAATCGTGCCGGTGGATGGCATACGAAATCCTATGACGCTTAGTTCTCGAATTAGTGCCGCAGCAGGCGACACGTTTGTCCGGTATCTCGATCACTTGCGAACGGGATCACCGTGGGAGATCAGGATCGTCGATGCCGTCGCCGCATATACGACGCACGTCAACTACCGGTCATTTCCCCCAGAGCATTAGTGCGGCAGCCAGGCCTCGGGCTTGGCGAGCAATCGCTTGATCTGACCGGGCAGCGTCCCCGAGACGACGTCGGCGATTGTGACCGACTCCAAGACGATGCGAAGCGACGCGCGCACTGCGATCCAGACATCGCGCAGCGGCTCGGACAGGCCTTTGTAGCCGACGCTCTCAGGCCTCACGCCGCGGACGTTGGCGAGCGGACCTTCGACCACCCGGATGACGTCGGCCAACGTGATGTCGTCGGCAGATTTCGCGAGGCCGTAGCCGCCCTCGAATCCGCGCTGCGACCGGACCAGGCCGCCGTGCTTGAGATCCAACAGGATGTTCTCTAGCAATTTGAGGGGGATGGCCTGCGCATTGGCGATTCGTTCACCTTTCACCAAATTGGGCTCCCCTGCGGCGAGTTCGACCATCGCTCGCAGGGCATAGTCAACCCGGGCGGTGATGTGCATGGCGCTTGATTTTTCCGAATGAACGTTCAATTCCCACTAGCCGGTGTTGCCGAACAACATGCGCGTGCGCGATACGGGCGCAAAACGTTTTTCGCGGCTCGGCCGGACGTAGACGATCTGACCTTGCGTCAAGTCGAGTTGCTCGACATCGTCGCGCGTGATCTGAGCCCAGATATGCCGTCCGTCGGCGAGCATGAGATCGACGCGTACCTCGAAGCCGAGATGGATGATGCGCTGGACCATGGCTTCGTACGACGAACTCGTGGGCTCGACGCGTACGTCGACGTCGTGCGGCCGGACAAACGCGTCGTCGAATGCGGTCATCGGACCGATGAACGACATGACGAATGGATTGGCGGGTTGTTCGTACAGTTCGCGCGGCGTGCCGACTTGTTCGATGCGGCCGCGATGGACGAGAACGATGCGGTCGGCGATTTCCATGGCTTCGGCCTGATCGTGCGTGACGAAGACCGTTGTGACGTGGATCTCGTCGTGCAGGCCGCGCAGCCACGCGCGAAGTTCCGCGCGGACGTTCGAGTCGAGGGCGCCGAACGGTTCGTCGAGCAGCAGCACGCTCGGCTTGATGCAAAGCGCGCGCGCCAAAGCCATGCGCTGGCGCTGGCCACCGGAGAGCTGGCTAGGGTACCGCGATCCGAGCCCGTCGAGTTGGACGAGCTTCAACAATTGGTCGACGCGCGCGCGGATCTCGCTCGCCGGCCGCTTGCGGATGCTCATGCCGAAGGCGATATTGTCCCACACGGTCATGTGTTTGAACGCCGCGTAATGCTGGAAGACGAATCCGACGCCGCGATCCTGCACGGGGACATCGAGCGAGTTGACGCCTTCGATCTCCACTTCGCCCGAATCGGGGCGTTCCAAGCCGGCGATCACCCGGAGCAGCGTGGACTTGCCGCCGCCGCTCGGACCGACGAGCGCCGTCAGCGAGCCGCCGGGAATTTCGACCGACACGTCGTCGAGAGCAGCGAACTTGTCGAAGCGCTTGCTGACTCCCCGGAGCACGATGCTCATGATCAGGCCTCCTTGCGCGCGAGCGCATTCATTGAGAAAAGTGTTGCGAACGCGAGTAGCGCAAGCACGACCGACGCCACGTACGCGCCGGTGAGGTCGAACGCTTCAAATCGGTCGTCGACGTAGAGCGTGAGCGTCTGTGTGACGCCTGCCAGGTGTCCGGCGACGACGCTCACCGCGCCGAACTCGCCGAGCGCACGCGCGGTGGTGAGCACCACACCGTATGTGACGCCCCAACGGATCGACGGAAGCGTGACGCGCCAAAACGCTTGCCATGGCGATGCGCCGAGCGTGCGTGCCGCTTGTTCTTGATCTTCGCCCGTTTCACGCAGCACGGGCACGACTTCGCGCACCACGAACGGCAGTGAGACGAAAACGGTGGCGAGCACCATGCCGGGCAATGCGAAGATCACCCGTATGTCGTGGGCGAGGAGCCAAGGGCCGAACCAGCCCTGGCGGCCATAGACGAGCACGAGAGCGAGACCCACGACGACGGGCGATACGGCAAAAGGCAGATCCACAAGCACGTCGAGGATGCGCGCGAACCGCATCTTCGATCGGACGAGCAGCAGCGCGCACAACACGCCGAAGACCGTGTTCATCGGAACGGCTATACCCGCGATCAATAGCGTGAGCCATAGCGCGTGCAACGCGTCGGGCTGTGTGACCGCTTGCCAAGCAGCAAAAACGCCATGCTCGAAACTGCGATAGAAGATCATGCCGACCGGCAGGGCCAGGATGGCCGCCAGATAGGCGAACGCCGTGTAGCGCAGCGCGAGCTTAGCCACCATGACGCAAACCCCGGCGCTGCAGCGCGTTGAGCGCGAGCAGCACGGCACAGGACAGCGCCAAGAGGACGACCGACACCGTGGCGGCGCCGGCGATGTCGCCGCTCTCGATCTGTCCGAAGACGTGAACCGCTGCGACCTCTGTCTTGAATGGAATGTTTCCGGAGATGAGGACGACCGATCCGAATTCGCCGATGGAGCGAGCGAAGCCGAGCGCGACGCCGGAGATCAGCGCCGGCAAAATGGTCGGAAAGATGATGCGCGCGTACGTCTGCAGGATGCCGGCGCCTAGCGACGCGGCGGCCTCTTCCATCTCTCGGTCCAGCTCCATGAGCACCGGCTGCACCGAGCGCACGACGAATGGCAGCGTGACGAAAAGCAATGCGAGAAAGACGGCGGCCTGCGTGTAGGCGACGTTGATGTGGACCGGGCTATGCGGTCCGTACAAGGCTACAAGCGTAAGTCCGGCGACGATCGTCGGGAGCGCGAACGGCAAGTCGATGAGCGCGTTGAGGAAAGGTTTGCCCCAGAAATCGTCGCGCACGAGCACCCACGCGATCAGCGTACCGGCGACCGCATTCACAACGGCCACACCGAGCGATGCGATGAGGCTCAAGCGCAGACTCGCGAGCGCGTCCGCGGCGAAGACTTCGCTCCAAAACGACCCGCCGGTGAACGCGCGCGCTGCCACCGCAGCGAGCGGCAGCAGTACGATCACGCTCAAAAACGTCGTGACGATTCCGGCGGGCAACAACGAATCGCTGCGTGCGGCCTTGTTCCGGACCGCCACCCGCTCGACTTGAATGGCCGCCGCGCTAGTGGCCACCGGCGATGCCTAGCGCTCGTTCGATTTGCGCGACCTGGCCGTTCTGCGGATCGAAAAACTTCGTCTGCACGGCTTGCCATCCGCCCAAGTAGTTGATGTCGAATAACGTGTGCGGCTGCGGGAAGCGCACCTTCGTGGGCACGTTCTTTAAGACCGGCCGGTAGCCGTGAGCGGCGAAGATCGCCTGCGCCTGCGGGGTGCGCAGGAAGTCGACAAAGGCGCGCGCTTGCTGCGGGTGCTGCGATCCCGTTACCACCGCGATCGGATTCTCGATCAAGATGGTTTGATCGGGCACGACGAAGTCGACATCGGAGCCGTTGCTCTGCGCGAGGATGGCTTCGTTCTCATAGGCGAGCATGACGTCGCCCTTGCCGGACGTGAAAGTCTGAAGCGAGTCGCGGCCGCTCTTGTCCTGCACCGAGATATGATCGAAGAGTTTGCTCAAATAGGCGATGGCGTAGTTGGGAGACGAGCCACGTTTGAGCATGGCGCCGTAGGCCGCCATGATGTTCCAGCGCGCGCCGCCGGACGTGAACGGATTGGGTGTGATCACATCGACGCCCGGCTTGATGAGGTCGGCCCAGGCCCGTATGTTCTTCGGATTCCCCTTGCGCACGACGAAGACCACCACCGAGTCGGTGACCATGCCGTGATACTTGTCTTTGTTCCAGTCGGCCGAGACCAGGCCGGCGGTGACGAGCTTGGTGATGTCCGGCTCGAGCGAAAATGCGACCACGTCCGCGGGCAAGCCGGCTGCGACGGCCCGGCTTTGCTCGCCGGATGCGCCGAACGATTGCGAAAAGGTGACGTTTTGGCCGGCTGGCGTGGCTTGGAACGCCTTGACGAGATCAGCGTAGGCTTCGCGCGGCGTCGAGTAGGCGATGAGGTTCAGCTGAACCGATCCGTCCGCCGAAGCGGGACGCGGCTGCAACGCGAGGGCGGCCGACGTAGCGATAAGTGCGGCCGCAACGGTTGCACGGCGGGCGAATAACGTCATGAGAATCTCCGTGTACCCAAGTAAGTCTATTAACTTAGTATAGAATGACCTAAATCGGTGTTTAGGTCAAGATGCCCATGCGTCCCTATCGAGGGGAGCTTAGGACTAGCTAAGCGGTCCCGCGGGGGTGCGAAGGCGGCGCAGATCGCCGTCGCGCTGCGTCAGACCGATGCCGTCGAAGTACTCCATGAGCGGA harbors:
- a CDS encoding sulfate ABC transporter substrate-binding protein; translation: MTLFARRATVAAALIATSAALALQPRPASADGSVQLNLIAYSTPREAYADLVKAFQATPAGQNVTFSQSFGASGEQSRAVAAGLPADVVAFSLEPDITKLVTAGLVSADWNKDKYHGMVTDSVVVFVVRKGNPKNIRAWADLIKPGVDVITPNPFTSGGARWNIMAAYGAMLKRGSSPNYAIAYLSKLFDHISVQDKSGRDSLQTFTSGKGDVMLAYENEAILAQSNGSDVDFVVPDQTILIENPIAVVTGSQHPQQARAFVDFLRTPQAQAIFAAHGYRPVLKNVPTKVRFPQPHTLFDINYLGGWQAVQTKFFDPQNGQVAQIERALGIAGGH